The genome window TTCCCATCTATGGTACCCATGTGGACATTGCCCATCGCCCTGGTATGTGGCAACACCTACGTATTAAAGCCATCGGAGCGCGTACCCTTGAGCGCGATTCGAATTGGCGAATTATTGGCCGAAGCCGGATTGCCGCCCGGCGTATTCAACATCGCACACGGCGGAAAAGACGCGGTAGATGCACTACTCGCCCATCCCGAAGTCAAAACCGTTTCATTCGTCGGATCAACACCTGTGGCGCGCTATGTCTATGAAACAGCCACCCGCAACGGCAAACGCGTACAATCAGCCGGTGGCGCAAAAAATTACTTAATCGTATTGCCCGACGCCGACCTGGACTCAACCGTAGCTGCCGTCATGGGATCTGCTTATGGCTGTGCCGGAGAACGGTGCATGGCCGGCAGCGTACTCGTCTGTGCCGAAGGTGCAGGCGACCGTTTCCTGGAACCGCTCAGTGAAACCGCACGCGAATTTCGGGTGGGACCAACCGACCGCGACCCCGGTGTAGATATGGGACCAGTAGTGACCAAAACGCACCTGGACCGCATCCATCAACATATCGAAAACGGATTGCGAGAAGGCGCAGAATTAATCGTAGATGGCCGCAATATACAGGTCGAAGAAACACCACATGGCTTCTACCTGGGCGCAACAATTTTCGATCGTGTAAAACCCCAGATGTCCATTGCGAGAGAAGAAATCTTCGGACCCGTATTATCGACCATGCACACAGACGACTTGGAGGGAGCCATTGCCCGGTGCAACGCCAGCGGATACGGCAACGCAGCCGTATTGTTCACATCCAGTGGCGGAGCCGCGCGCAAATTTCGCCACGAAGTAAACGCAGGCATGGTCGGTATCAACATCGGCGTCCCCGCGCCCATGGCATTCTTCCCCTTCTCCGGATGGAACAATTCCTTCTTCGGCGATTTACATGTACAGGGCACCGAAGGCGTATCGTTCTTCACCCGACAAAAGGTCACAATCAGCCGATGGATTGACACAAAGCGGCAATTCTTTTAGCATAGGGGCGTGTTCGCCATTATCGGAAGGGGCTGAGCGGAAGGGATAACCGCTATTCTCACAGGCAAATGCTATGCACGCACTCAATTTTTGGAAAACAGTGACAATGGATCACAGCCATTTTTTAGAGAACCTGATCACTTTATTGGCAGAACACGACATTGCGTATTGCGTAATTGGTGGGCAAGCCGTCAATGCCTATGTAGAGCCAGTGGTCAGCCTGGATCTCGATCTGGTTGTCGCTATTGCACAATTCAAACAAGTTGTAGCCTTGTTGGAAGCGAACTTTGAGGTAAAGCAATTTCCCCATAGCCTCAACGTGTATCAAAAAGGGTCCGACTTACGCGTACAAATTCAAACAGATGCGCGATATTTTGATTTTCCAGATCGCGCTGCACCGCGCGAAATACTCGGCCTTGAACTGCCAGTTGCTCGTCTTGAAGATACATTACAGGGCAAAATATGGGCTGCGATGGATACGGACCGACGCAGCAGCAAACGGCAAAAAGATCTGGCCGACATTGCTCGCCTCATTGAAACGTATCCTTTTCTACAATCGCGCGTTCCATCAGAAATCCTTTCAAAACTGGTGTAGCGACCAGGCCAATCAGGAGGAAACATGGCAGATGATATCAAAGCTGCGGCGAGAACCGCGCGGCAGGCTGCACTCGCATTGAGTCAGGCAACGGAAAAACAGCGCAATGCCGCGCTCGAGGCCATAGCACAGGCATTGCATGCTAATCGCGATCACATTTTGGAAGCCAACAAACGCGATCAGACAGCGGCAGAAAAAATGCTGGCACAGGGAGAAATCACCCTCCCCCTGATCAAGCGCCTGAAAGTAGATGATGAAAAGCTGGACAGTGAAATAATAGTTGGCGTCCGCAGTGTCGCAGCCCAAGAAGACCCCATTGGCAAAACGCAGGCCGCGACCGAATTGGACGAAGGCCTCAACCTCTATCGCGTAACCGTCCCAATAGGCGTAATAGGCGTGGTCTTTGAATCGCGCCCCGACGCGCTGGTGCAAATCGCGACACTATGTCTAAAATCCGGCAATGCCATCATGCTCAAAGGCGGCAGCGAAGCATTTCACAGTAACCGCGCACTGGCCGAAATCATGGTCGCTGCAACGGCTGACCTGGACGGCATCCCCGAAGGATGGATGCACCTTCTGGAAACGCGAGAAGAAGTCGCGGGCATTCTCGAACTACACGACCTCATCGACCTGATCATTCCGCGCGGCGGCAATGAATTCGTACAACACATCATGAACAACACAAAAATCCCCGTCATGGGGCATGCCGACGGCATCTGCCATGTGTACGTGGATAAAGACGCCGACCTGAAAAAAGCCGTGCGCATCGCCATCGATTCCAAGACGCAGTACGCAGCCGTCTGCAACGCCGCCGAAACCCTGCTGGTACACGCCGAAATCGCCAGGAACTTTTTCGCCACGGCAATACAACAACTCACCGACGAAGGCGTCTTGATCCGCGGCGACGCCCGCACCCTGGACCTCGCCGCCAGCGCAGATGCCCTGACCCCGGCCAGTGACAGCGACTGGTCAACCGAATACCTCGACTATGTCCTATCGGTCAAAGTCGTCGATTCGGTCGAAGAAGCAATTGCCCACATCAACGAATACAGCAGCCACCACACCGACGCGATCATAACCGAAAACCAGCAAGCCGCGAAAAGATTCTTGCAAGCCGTGGATTCGGCATCCGTCATACACAATGCGTCAACCCGGTTTGCCGACGGATTTCGCTATGGCCTCGGCGCCGAAGTGGGCATCAGCACCAACCGCCTGCACAGCCGCGGACCCGTGGGCCTCGAAGGCCTCGTCATCTACAAATACGTAGTAACAGGTAACGGACATATTGCGGACGATTACATCGGCGAAAATGCCAGAACATTTACACATCGAAAACTGGATGCGGTCTGGCGTCCGGAATAATATCAAATAAAAGGGAACATCATGATCAGGAACTACGTTATTCTACTCTGCTGTACGTGTATCATAACCTCGTGTGCAACAACGCAGACAGAAATTGAAACACCTCAACCACCAGCCCCCCAACCGCCGCCATCACCCACCTTGTCCATCGACCCTGCTGTGCGAACGGGCAAACTGGCAAATGGGCTTCGCTACGTAATCCGGGAGAACAAACGACCGGAAAACCGCGCTGAACTGCGCCTCGTAGTCAATGCGGGATCCATTCTGGAAGACGAAGATCAGCAGGGACTGGCGCACTTTGCCGAACACATGGCATTTAATGGCACGGCCAACTTCCCCAAACAGGAAATAATCGATTTCCTCGAAAGCATTGGCATGCGCTTTGGCGCGCACTTAAATGCCTACACGAGTTTTGACGAGACCGTCTATATGCTTCGCATGCCCACAGACAGCACCGAAGTAATGGAAAAAGCATTTCGCATCCTGGGCGACTGGGCGCATCGGGTAAAATTTGACCCCGAAGAAATAGAAAAAGAAAGGGGCGTGGTCATAGAAGAATGGCGTTCGGGACGCGGAGCCAGAGCGCGCATGCGCGACAAACAATTGCCGGTCTTGCTCAAAGACTCGCGTTATGCCGAGCGTTTGCCCATCGGCAAAAAAGCATTACTCGACACATTCAAGCACGAATCCCTCACGCGCTTTTATCGCGACTGGTATCGACCCGACCTCATGGCTATCATTGCAGTGGGAGACTTTGAAACAGACGCGATTGAAACCCTGATCAAAAAGACCTTTGACCCGATACCAAAAGCAGAGAACCCGCGTGCCCGAACCGCCTATACGGTTCCCGACCACGGTGAAACCCTATTTGCGATTACAACCGACCCGGAAAATTCTCAATCTTCCATCGATATCTATTTCATGCAAGATGTCGCGCCCGAAGGTACCGTGGAAGATTATCGCAGCATGCTCATTCGCAACATGTTCAACAGCATGCTCAATCAGCGATTTAGAGAAATAACCAAAAAGCCCGATCCACCATTTCTGGGCGCAGGCTCCGGCCGCGGAAACCTCGTCAGAACCAAAGCTGCATACATCCTGGGCGCAGGCGTCAAAGAAGGGGGAATTGAACGCGGCCTGGAAGCCGTCTTAACAGAAGCCATTCGCGTCCAACGCCACGGATTTACGCAACCCGAAGTAGATCGCCTAAAAACCAACATGTTGCGCAGCATCGAACAATCTTATCGCGAGCGCGACAGACGCCGTTCGCGCGGTTTTGCATCGGAATACATCCGTCACATATTGACAGGCGAACCCATTCCGGGCATTGAAATCGAACGCGATTTATTTCAAAAATTACTCCCGAGCATTCAAGTCGAAGAAATCAACCGCCTCGTCGGCGAATGGATCACCGACAAAAACCGCGTCATCGTAGTCACCGCACCCGAGAAAGATGGTCTCGCTGTTCCGTCCGAAGCGGACTTGCTGAACATAATCAACGAAGTCCAGCAAAAAGAGGTTGAACCCTATGTGGAAGATGTATCCGACGACCCCCTCATCGCGAATATCCCAACGCCGGGAAAGGTCGTACGCGAAACAACAATCGACACCTTTGGCGTCACAGAATGGGCCTTGAGCAATGGGGTAAAAGTCGTCATGAAGCCCACGGACTTCAAAAACGATGAAATCCTATTCACATCCTTCAGCCCGGGCGGTCATTCTCTATCAAGCGATGAAAATTACATGGCGGCATCCACAGCGACATCAGCCATAATGGAAAGCGGTCTGGGAAAATTCAATCAAATTGAACTCAATAAAAAACTCGCCGGCAAAGTCGTGCGCGTATCGCCCCGCATCAGCAGCCTCAGCGAGGGCGTATCGGGCAGCGCGTCTCCCGAAGACATAGAAACCATGTTCCAACTCATACATCTCATCTTCACAGAACCGCGTGCAGACTCTCTGGCATTTCAAGCACTACTGGACCGCTATCGAGGCATATTGCAAAACCGGGACATGAGACCAACGACAGCTTATTCCGATACAATTCAAGTTACCATGTCTCAATACCACATCAGATCGCGCCCGCTATCAAACGAAATACTGGGGGAAATGGACCTGCAAAAATCGCTGGCATTTTACAAAGACCGATTTGCCGATGCCAGTGACTTCACATTTGTATTTGTCGGCAACTTTGAGCCAGAAAAAATAAAACCCCTGATAGAAACCTATCTCGGCGGATTACCCGCACTCAATCGCGGAGAAACCTGGCGCGACACAGGCGTCAGAGCACCAAAAGGCGTCATTGAAAAAACAGTGAAACGGGGACAAGAACCCAAAAGTAGCACACGGCTGATCTTCACCGGGCCCATTGATTACAACGATCGATTCAGGCGGTATGTCTTTGGCTCAATGGGCGACGTCTTGCAGATAAAACTTCGAGAATTACTCCGAGAAGACGAGGGCGGCACGTACGGCGTTGGCGTGCGCACATCTCTCTCGCGTTGGCCCGAAGGCCGATACAGCATCTCAATCAGCTTTGGATGCGATCCCGAACGGTTGGAAGAATTGACACAACTCGTCTTTGCCCAAATTGACAGCATGAAACAAAAACCCGTCGAACAATCCTACATCGACAAAGTGACCGAAATGGATCTGCGGGGTCGAGAAACGAACAAAAAAGAAAACGGCTACTGGCGCAGAACGCTGAGTACGTATTACCAGAATGAGATCGACTTGATGGCGTGGTTGACATACGAAGACGAAGTCATCAAAAAACTCACAGCAGAACACGTGCAGAAATCAACACAGCAATACTTCAACCTGGAAAACTACGCGCGATTCGTCCTATTACCCGAAGAAGGGGTGACGGCAAAATGACCATAGATGCCGACATGGATCGTTTAAAAAACGCCACCTATCCCGGTCGTGGTATTGTAATAGGGCAAACTCCTGATACCTCATGTATGGTTCAGATCTACTGGATCATGGGGCGCAGTCCCAGCAGTCGCAACCGCGTATTTGTGCGAGAAGGCGATGCGGTAAAAACCGACACTGTGGATAAATCCCATGACATTGATCCACTGACCATGTACTATCCCATCCGCGTATTGGGCAACGCGCATATCGTCACAAATGGCGATCAGACCGACACCATCGTCCATACCTTGCAAAACGGCGGCTCTTTTGAATCAGCCCTCAAAACCCGCACTTATGAACCCGACGCCCCCAATTTCACACCGCGCATCTCTGGCCTTACCGACCTGGGCGACGCGCAAGCCTATCGACTATCGGTCTTAAAAACCGTTGGCGGTGATGCGCGCTATTGTTTGCGCCAATTCTTCAATTATGAAACCGCGATCCCCGGCACGGGCCACTGCATCACAACATATACAGACGACGGCAATCCCCTGCCCTCATTCCAAGGAGAGCCGTATGCCGTCGAATTATTCGACGACATACAGCAAACCGCCGATGTATTCTGGAACCTGTTAGACGAAGACAATCGCGTCTCGCTACTCGTAAAATTCATCCACCCCGAGACCGCTAATCTGGTGATCGTGAACAAATACGGATCGGGATAAAAACCCGCAGGGAGGAGCACCTCTATGGAACCCATCAAATACGGTATGTTCATCATGCCCTTCCACGCCCCGGACAAGCCGTTGAGTCAGGGATTTGACGAGGATTTGGAACTCGTTGTCAAAGCCGAAGAACTGGGCTTTGATGAATTTTGGATCGGCGAACACCACACCATGAAATACGAAACCATTGTCACGCCCGAAATTTTCATCGGGCGCGCCCTGGGTGAGACCCAGAGCATCCGCCTGGGACCGGCACCGGTCTGTTTGAACCTGCACCACCCCGCCTATGTCGCCAGTCGTCTATCTTTTTTGGATCACCTGTCCAAAGGCCGACTCAATCTGTGCTTTGGCCCGGGCAGTGTCACCTCAGACCAGGAACTGTACGGCCTGGATCCCAAATCGGGCGGCGCAATGACCGGGGAAGCCATTGACGCCATCCTCAATTTATGGACATCGGATCCACCCTACGAGCACCGGGGGAAATACTGGCAATTCCAGCTCAAAGACAATATTGACGAGGAAACCCAGATCGGCTTCATCCACAAACCCTTTCAACAGCCCCACCCGCCCATCGCCATGCCGGGAATGAGCCGCAACTCACACAGCATGCAAACAGCTGGCGAGCGCGGCTTCCAGCCCTTTTCCGCCTGCCTGATATCGGGCAACGTGGTAGCCGACAACTGGCAGATCTACGAGCAGAGCGCCCTGCAGGTGGGACGGCAACCACAGCGGACCGACTGGAAAATCGCCCGCTCAATCTTTCTCGCCGACACCACGGCCGAAGCCGTAAAAAAGGCGCGGCACAATTCCCTGGCAAAAAATTACGAATACATCGGACGCCTATTCGACAGGGGCCTGGGGCGCCAGGTGTACAAGCGCGACCTGGACATGCCCGACTCCGAGTGCAATCTGGACTATTTGATGACCGAACAGATCATCGCTGGCGACGTCGATGAAGCACTGCGTCGCTTGCTGGACCTGTTCGAGGAAACCGGACCCTTTGGCACGCTCGTGCTAATGGGCTACGACTGGGACGACAAAGATAGTTGGATATACAGCATGGAATTATTCGCCCGTGAACTAATGCCAGCTTTGAACAAAGCAGTAGGCGCAGTACCGTAGAGATCAAAAAATGACAATCAAAGCATTGACATTTGACGTATTCGGCACAGTGGTCGATTGGCGCAGTTCAGTCATCCGCGACGGCGAGCGATTGGGCGAGCGACTGGGATTGGACATCGATTGGGCTGCATTTGCCGATGCGTGGCGCGGGGGCTATGGCCCATCGATGAACCGCGTCCGCACGGGCGAATTGCCCTGGACAAAAATCGACGACCTGCACCGCATGATCCTGGACGAACTCCTGAAAAAATTCGGCATCTCGGGATTATCCGAAGAAGAAATCGCGGACTTCAATCGCGTCTGGCATCGCCTCGACCCCTGGCCCGATGCCGCAGGCGGCTTATGGCGGTTAAAATCGCGGTACCTGATCTCCACACTATCCAACGGCAATGTATCGCTACTCGCCAACATGGCCAAATACGGCGGACTACCCTGGGATTGCATCTTATCCGCTGAATTGGCCGGGCATTACAAACCCGATGCCGAAACCTATTTAAAAGCCATCGAACTGCTCAGTTGTGAACCCCGGGAAGTCATGATGGTCGCCGCCCATCAGGGCGACCTGCACCATGCAGCTGGCGTCGGCATGAAAACAGCATTCGTATTCCGACCCCTCGAACGGGGCCCCAACGCCAAAAAAGACTTACCCCCCGATCTGGACTTCGACATCATAGCCCATGACTTTCACGACCTCGCCGATCAACTGGGATGTCATTAAAAATGAAACTCACCGATTTCAAAGTCCTCACATTCGATTGCTATGGCACACTCATCGACTGGGAAACCGGGATGATCAAAGGACTGGAGCCGCTCCTATCAAAGGTCGAACGAAAATTGTCGCGCAATGAAATCCTTCAAGCGCACGCGCGACACGAATCAACGCAACAAGCCTGGACGCCGGGCATGCGCTATTCCGAACTCCTCGCCATCGTCTATAAACGTCTCGCCGAAGAATGGGGCATCGCCGTCACGCCCGATGAGTGCGCCGCTTATGGTCAATCGATAAAACAATGGCCAGCGTTTTCCGATTCTCCCGACGCGCTACAATATCTCAAAAAGCACTACAAACTCGCGATCCTGTCCAACGTCGATAACAACAGCTTTAAATACAGCAACGACCGTCTCGGTGTTGAATTTGACGCCATATACACGGCCGAAGACATAGGATCGTACAAACCTGCGGATCGAAACTTCAAATACATGCTGGAACACCTCAAATCGCTCGGCATTGAAAAATCGGAAATTCTACACACCGCAGAAAGCTTATACCACGATCACATCCCGGCAAACAAAAACGGACTCGCCACCTGCTGGATCTACAGGCGCTTCAACGACGAAGGCTTCGGCGCGACCATAGACCCGGGCGAAATGCCAAACTACAATTTTCAATTCAATAGCATGGCAGAACTCGTAAAGGCACACCAGGAGGCTTTTTCTCAAGGAGACATACCATGATCCAGAGCGGCGTTGCAAGCGGAGACATCACGCCCGAACCCGGCCCAGTACTTCAGGGACATTGGAACACCAACCCCTCGCATTCCGTACTCTACCCTCTGGAAGTACGGGCGGTTGTATTTGCCGAAGAAGATGTACAAATAGCCATTGCCACACTCGACGTCATCGGCATAACAAAAGCCACCACTGACCGAATCCGGGCGAAAGTGGCAAATATTATCCCGGGAGACAGCATAATGGTAGCGTGCAGCCACACGCACTGCGCCCTCGCCACACTGCCGTGTTTGGGCGGGACTCCCGACCCCGAATATATGGATCGCATAGTCGAAACCACCGCCGCGTGCATAGCCGAAGCAGCCGCAAATCTCCAGCCCGTAACCCTTGGCCTGGGATGCGGATCCGCGCATTTCAACATCAACCGCCGTCCGCTCCCCGGAGCCTCGAGCATGACCTTGAACTACGGCGGAATCGTCGATCGCCGCGTAAGAGTCTTACACGTAACAGGAGAAAACGGCACCCCCCTCGCCACATTATTCCACTACGCCTGTCACCCAACCACATTGAGCGGCGCCAACGGCATCATCTCGCCCGATTACCCCGGCATAGCCCGCAACCGAATTGAACAAACCCTCGGCGGCAAAGCACTCTTCTTACCCGGATGCTTTGGCAACATCCGCCCCGCCATCCTGAGCGAAACCGGGGGATTTGCATCCGCCACCAGAGAACAATTGGACGCGTGTGGTCACGAACTCGGTGATGAAGTATGCCGCATAGCTACAGGACTAAACACCAGAAGTACACAAGGTATATCTGCCCGCCGCACCGACATAGCCATACCATTCGGCAATCTGATGCCCGAAGACGAACTAAAAAAAATGGCCGCAGACGAAAGCGAACGCGGACAATTATTGACAGGACCCTGGGCAAGAGAAGTACTGGACATGGCAGCATCAGGCACCATCCCATCTGAAAAACCCACCGAAATGCAACTGATACAGGTAGGACCAATAGCACTGATCACCATACCGGGCGAACCCGTACAGGAAATTGGGCATGCAATGGAAAAAAGACTGCGGGACATCAGCGCGGACCTGTGGCCCGTGGGCTATGCCAACGACGAAGTGGGATATTTGTGTACAGAGCGGCAATACGAAGAAGGCGGTTACGAACCCAATGCCTATCCGTATTACGGGGAACCCGCGCCATATCAGGGTGAAGAAGAAATCATCCTGCAAACAGCAGACGCTTTAGCACGGGACTAAAAATGAAACAAATCGACATACCTTATGGCCGAGGAGCCGTATCTGTTGATACAGATCCAAAACTCGCGCACTGGGACGTAATCCGTCCCTCATTTGAACCAGCACTAGAAGACCCCAAACGGCTCTTTCACAAAGCCGTGCGCCACCCTCTCGGCACAAAACCGCTCAGAGAAATAGTCAAGCCTTCAGACCGGGTCGTAATTGCGACATCCGACGGCACCCGTCCCGTCCCCAACAAACAACTGATCCCATGGCTACTCAAAGAACTGCCCGTATCCCCCGACCAGGTAACCGTATTAATCGGCACGGGCACGCACAGGCCAAATACAAAGCGCGAAATTGTCGAAATGTTTGGCGAAGAGATGGTTCGCCGCGTACGCATCGTCAATCACGATGCATTTAGCGAAACGCAAAACGAACAGGTGGGCAAAACTGCGGATGGAACAACCGTATTTTTGAACAAAGAATACCTCAACGCAGATGTGCGCATCGCCCTCGGATTTATCGAACCGCACTTCTTTGCGGGCTTCTCGGGCGGACCAAAAGCCGTCGCGCCCGGCGTGGCGGGCATTGAAACCATTTTCCGACTCCATCGCGCCGAACTCATCGCCGACCCAAACAGCACCTGGGGCGTACTCCACGAAAACCCACTACACCGGGAAATCCGAGAATGCGTCGCACTATGTCCCCCGGATTTTTTGCTCAACGTGACACTCAATGCAGAAAAGAAAATCTCGGGATATTACGCGGGCGACCTCTCCCTCGCTCATGCAAAGGGATGCGCCGATGTAAAAGCCTCGGCAATGGTCCCTGTCGAAACACCCTTCCCGCTGGTCGTCACATCCAACAGCGGCTTTCCCCTGGATCAAAACCTGTATCAAACCGTAAAAGGCATCTCAGCCGCAGCGCGTATCGTAACCGACGGCGGAACAATCCTCGTAGCCAGTGCGTGCAGCGATGGCGTACCCGACCACGGCAATTTTGCGGCATTGATGCGCGAAGGCCATACACCTGCAGACGTGATAGAATCGGTCTATGCACGCGAACCCATCCTCGACCAG of Gemmatimonadota bacterium contains these proteins:
- a CDS encoding CoA-acylating methylmalonate-semialdehyde dehydrogenase — its product is MVETVKLFLNGEWVASETTEKVPVYNPSDGTEIAATPLCGASEIDRVVQSAADAFPEWANTPAVDRARVMFRLVALMETHFEELAQLVTLENGKTIEDARGEIRRGIEVAEFACGAPALMMGDSLENIAQGIDCDTIRQPIGVSVGITPFNFPSMVPMWTLPIALVCGNTYVLKPSERVPLSAIRIGELLAEAGLPPGVFNIAHGGKDAVDALLAHPEVKTVSFVGSTPVARYVYETATRNGKRVQSAGGAKNYLIVLPDADLDSTVAAVMGSAYGCAGERCMAGSVLVCAEGAGDRFLEPLSETAREFRVGPTDRDPGVDMGPVVTKTHLDRIHQHIENGLREGAELIVDGRNIQVEETPHGFYLGATIFDRVKPQMSIAREEIFGPVLSTMHTDDLEGAIARCNASGYGNAAVLFTSSGGAARKFRHEVNAGMVGINIGVPAPMAFFPFSGWNNSFFGDLHVQGTEGVSFFTRQKVTISRWIDTKRQFF
- a CDS encoding nucleotidyl transferase AbiEii/AbiGii toxin family protein: MHALNFWKTVTMDHSHFLENLITLLAEHDIAYCVIGGQAVNAYVEPVVSLDLDLVVAIAQFKQVVALLEANFEVKQFPHSLNVYQKGSDLRVQIQTDARYFDFPDRAAPREILGLELPVARLEDTLQGKIWAAMDTDRRSSKRQKDLADIARLIETYPFLQSRVPSEILSKLV
- a CDS encoding glutamate-5-semialdehyde dehydrogenase, which codes for MADDIKAAARTARQAALALSQATEKQRNAALEAIAQALHANRDHILEANKRDQTAAEKMLAQGEITLPLIKRLKVDDEKLDSEIIVGVRSVAAQEDPIGKTQAATELDEGLNLYRVTVPIGVIGVVFESRPDALVQIATLCLKSGNAIMLKGGSEAFHSNRALAEIMVAATADLDGIPEGWMHLLETREEVAGILELHDLIDLIIPRGGNEFVQHIMNNTKIPVMGHADGICHVYVDKDADLKKAVRIAIDSKTQYAAVCNAAETLLVHAEIARNFFATAIQQLTDEGVLIRGDARTLDLAASADALTPASDSDWSTEYLDYVLSVKVVDSVEEAIAHINEYSSHHTDAIITENQQAAKRFLQAVDSASVIHNASTRFADGFRYGLGAEVGISTNRLHSRGPVGLEGLVIYKYVVTGNGHIADDYIGENARTFTHRKLDAVWRPE
- a CDS encoding insulinase family protein, coding for MIRNYVILLCCTCIITSCATTQTEIETPQPPAPQPPPSPTLSIDPAVRTGKLANGLRYVIRENKRPENRAELRLVVNAGSILEDEDQQGLAHFAEHMAFNGTANFPKQEIIDFLESIGMRFGAHLNAYTSFDETVYMLRMPTDSTEVMEKAFRILGDWAHRVKFDPEEIEKERGVVIEEWRSGRGARARMRDKQLPVLLKDSRYAERLPIGKKALLDTFKHESLTRFYRDWYRPDLMAIIAVGDFETDAIETLIKKTFDPIPKAENPRARTAYTVPDHGETLFAITTDPENSQSSIDIYFMQDVAPEGTVEDYRSMLIRNMFNSMLNQRFREITKKPDPPFLGAGSGRGNLVRTKAAYILGAGVKEGGIERGLEAVLTEAIRVQRHGFTQPEVDRLKTNMLRSIEQSYRERDRRRSRGFASEYIRHILTGEPIPGIEIERDLFQKLLPSIQVEEINRLVGEWITDKNRVIVVTAPEKDGLAVPSEADLLNIINEVQQKEVEPYVEDVSDDPLIANIPTPGKVVRETTIDTFGVTEWALSNGVKVVMKPTDFKNDEILFTSFSPGGHSLSSDENYMAASTATSAIMESGLGKFNQIELNKKLAGKVVRVSPRISSLSEGVSGSASPEDIETMFQLIHLIFTEPRADSLAFQALLDRYRGILQNRDMRPTTAYSDTIQVTMSQYHIRSRPLSNEILGEMDLQKSLAFYKDRFADASDFTFVFVGNFEPEKIKPLIETYLGGLPALNRGETWRDTGVRAPKGVIEKTVKRGQEPKSSTRLIFTGPIDYNDRFRRYVFGSMGDVLQIKLRELLREDEGGTYGVGVRTSLSRWPEGRYSISISFGCDPERLEELTQLVFAQIDSMKQKPVEQSYIDKVTEMDLRGRETNKKENGYWRRTLSTYYQNEIDLMAWLTYEDEVIKKLTAEHVQKSTQQYFNLENYARFVLLPEEGVTAK
- a CDS encoding inosine monophosphate cyclohydrolase, translating into MTIDADMDRLKNATYPGRGIVIGQTPDTSCMVQIYWIMGRSPSSRNRVFVREGDAVKTDTVDKSHDIDPLTMYYPIRVLGNAHIVTNGDQTDTIVHTLQNGGSFESALKTRTYEPDAPNFTPRISGLTDLGDAQAYRLSVLKTVGGDARYCLRQFFNYETAIPGTGHCITTYTDDGNPLPSFQGEPYAVELFDDIQQTADVFWNLLDEDNRVSLLVKFIHPETANLVIVNKYGSG
- a CDS encoding LLM class flavin-dependent oxidoreductase — its product is MEPIKYGMFIMPFHAPDKPLSQGFDEDLELVVKAEELGFDEFWIGEHHTMKYETIVTPEIFIGRALGETQSIRLGPAPVCLNLHHPAYVASRLSFLDHLSKGRLNLCFGPGSVTSDQELYGLDPKSGGAMTGEAIDAILNLWTSDPPYEHRGKYWQFQLKDNIDEETQIGFIHKPFQQPHPPIAMPGMSRNSHSMQTAGERGFQPFSACLISGNVVADNWQIYEQSALQVGRQPQRTDWKIARSIFLADTTAEAVKKARHNSLAKNYEYIGRLFDRGLGRQVYKRDLDMPDSECNLDYLMTEQIIAGDVDEALRRLLDLFEETGPFGTLVLMGYDWDDKDSWIYSMELFARELMPALNKAVGAVP
- a CDS encoding haloacid dehalogenase type II, which translates into the protein MTIKALTFDVFGTVVDWRSSVIRDGERLGERLGLDIDWAAFADAWRGGYGPSMNRVRTGELPWTKIDDLHRMILDELLKKFGISGLSEEEIADFNRVWHRLDPWPDAAGGLWRLKSRYLISTLSNGNVSLLANMAKYGGLPWDCILSAELAGHYKPDAETYLKAIELLSCEPREVMMVAAHQGDLHHAAGVGMKTAFVFRPLERGPNAKKDLPPDLDFDIIAHDFHDLADQLGCH
- a CDS encoding haloacid dehalogenase type II, whose amino-acid sequence is MKLTDFKVLTFDCYGTLIDWETGMIKGLEPLLSKVERKLSRNEILQAHARHESTQQAWTPGMRYSELLAIVYKRLAEEWGIAVTPDECAAYGQSIKQWPAFSDSPDALQYLKKHYKLAILSNVDNNSFKYSNDRLGVEFDAIYTAEDIGSYKPADRNFKYMLEHLKSLGIEKSEILHTAESLYHDHIPANKNGLATCWIYRRFNDEGFGATIDPGEMPNYNFQFNSMAELVKAHQEAFSQGDIP
- a CDS encoding neutral/alkaline non-lysosomal ceramidase N-terminal domain-containing protein, with protein sequence MIQSGVASGDITPEPGPVLQGHWNTNPSHSVLYPLEVRAVVFAEEDVQIAIATLDVIGITKATTDRIRAKVANIIPGDSIMVACSHTHCALATLPCLGGTPDPEYMDRIVETTAACIAEAAANLQPVTLGLGCGSAHFNINRRPLPGASSMTLNYGGIVDRRVRVLHVTGENGTPLATLFHYACHPTTLSGANGIISPDYPGIARNRIEQTLGGKALFLPGCFGNIRPAILSETGGFASATREQLDACGHELGDEVCRIATGLNTRSTQGISARRTDIAIPFGNLMPEDELKKMAADESERGQLLTGPWAREVLDMAASGTIPSEKPTEMQLIQVGPIALITIPGEPVQEIGHAMEKRLRDISADLWPVGYANDEVGYLCTERQYEEGGYEPNAYPYYGEPAPYQGEEEIILQTADALARD